From a region of the Phaseolus vulgaris cultivar G19833 chromosome 6, P. vulgaris v2.0, whole genome shotgun sequence genome:
- the LOC137833244 gene encoding uncharacterized protein — MLGKDRMAELRVIAKSHKLATGSQTVPNSVAEIATAQGQSPPVDPSAAAALPAPQRKKLPLKKAKRKAPRVVSDEEADESTENGLVCKRKRRVVIEPPAIESAAPDYVDNPPSASTLFESAGDVLASNASVAEVVPEQLADMQASSQAAAELPASPPRLDALLAIQSCEGGGEHQPLPPPPTPGLPIPLQEALKSFTARLHAMVDESLPQFVSEGLKDTLDKFELDNRVHREVASTAKSEAEKVKCDMQMQGFEFSRVKNALKDELRSVRDDKNELRRKLHDKLKETIDLESKLVPLREKIAKLKEARKADAQKMSNLEKRSTERETLLGKVEQDRDKVSQELSETTGELARVREENSGLKKKADELELEVTQVREENSGFKTKIGELQVEAAQVLTSGFGAALEQFSCKFPDLDLSEFSVYNEVADGKIIPPTDLSP; from the coding sequence ATGTTGGGGAAGGATAGGATGGCTGAGCTACGCGTCATAGCCAAGTCCCACAAGCTTGCGACGGGCTCCCAAACTGTTCCAAACTCTGTCGCGGAGATCGCCACTGCCCAAGGCCAATCTCCGCCAGTCGATCCATCCGCAGCGGCTGCTCTTCCGGCCCCCCAGCGCAAGAAACTACCACTCAAGAAGgctaagaggaaagcccccaggGTAGTGTCAGACGAAGAGGCGGACGAAAGCACCGAGAATGGGCTAGTCTGCAAGAGGAAGAGGAGAGTTGTGATCGAGCCCCCAGCAATTGAGAGCGCCGCCCCAGACTACGTCGATAacccccccagcgcctccacgcTGTTCGAGTCCGCTGGGGATGTTCTCGCTTCAAACGCCTCAGTTGCTGAAGTTGTTCCTGAGCAACTCGCTGATATGCAAGCTTCCTCCCAAGCTGCAGCAGAGCTACcagcctcaccaccacgcctcgaTGCTCTCCTTGCTATTCAATCttgcgagggtggtggtgaacaCCAACCCTTGCCTCCTCCTCCAACTCCGGGCCTTCCAATTCCCCTCCAGGAGGCCTTGAAGTCTTTCACCGCGCGCCTACACGCCATGGTCGACGAGAGTCTTCCCCAATTCGTCAGTGAAGGGCTCAAAGACACCTTGGACAAGTTCGAACTTGATAATCGGGTCCACCGGGAGGTGGCGAGCACCGCGAAATCCGAAGCCGAGAAGGTCAAGTGCGACATGCAGATGCAAGGCTTCGAGTTTTCGCGGGTCAAAAACGCTCTCAAAGACGAGCTCCGAAGCGTGCGCGATGACAAGAACGAACTGCGTCGAAAACTGCACGATAAGCTTAAGGAGACCATCGATTTGGAGAGCAAGCTCGTCCCCTTGAGGGAGAAGATTGCGAAGCTGAAGGAGGCAAGAAAAGCCGATGCCCAAAAGATGTCCAACCTGGAGAAGAGGTCGACTGAGAGGGAGACTCTTCTGGGAAAGGTCGAGCAAGATCGGGACAAGGTCTCCCAAGAACTGAGTGAGACTACTGGCGAGCTTGCCCGAGTTCGTGAGGAAAACAGTGGGCTCAAGAAGAAGGCCGACGAGCTCGAGCTTGAAGTCACCCAGGTTCGCGAAGAGAACAGTGGGTTCAAGACGAAGATCGGCGAGCTTCAGGTTGAGGCTGCTCAGGTTCTCACTTCCGGCTTTGGAGCAGCTCTGGAGCAGTTTTCTTGTAAATTTCCCGATCTCGACCTTTCAGAGTTTTCGGTGTACAATGAAGTGGCGGATGGCAAGATCATACCCCCAACTGATTTATCGCCTTGA